A stretch of the uncultured Trichococcus sp. genome encodes the following:
- the rpmG gene encoding 50S ribosomal protein L33, which produces MAIRKAALACTVCGSRNYTITPTEKGRTERLEVKKFCRYCGKHTLHKETK; this is translated from the coding sequence ATGGCTATCAGAAAAGCCGCATTAGCCTGTACTGTATGTGGATCAAGGAACTATACCATCACACCTACTGAAAAAGGTCGTACAGAACGTTTGGAAGTCAAGAAATTTTGCCGGTACTGCGGAAAGCATACCTTGCATAAAGAAACGAAATAA
- the secE gene encoding preprotein translocase subunit SecE encodes MKFLKSVADEMKQVTWPTGKELAKYTNTVVVTTILFVIFFAVVDFGITEGMDLFLN; translated from the coding sequence ATGAAATTTCTGAAGAGCGTAGCGGATGAAATGAAGCAAGTGACTTGGCCAACCGGTAAGGAATTAGCAAAATATACGAATACGGTAGTCGTTACCACAATTCTGTTCGTAATATTTTTTGCTGTAGTAGATTTTGGGATCACAGAAGGAATGGATCTATTCTTAAATTAA
- the nusG gene encoding transcription termination/antitermination protein NusG: METIENEKQWYVLHTYSGYENKVKLNIESRAQSMNMEDHIFRVVIPEEEQVEVKDGKEKATTQKTFPGYVLVEMIMSDEAWFVVRNTPGVTGFIGSHGAGSKPSALLNEEIEVILKRMGMSTRTHDVEFEKGEPVTITDGAFNGLSGFVEEVDSEKGKLKVMIEMFGRETIAELDYDQVDKG, translated from the coding sequence ATGGAAACGATCGAAAACGAAAAACAATGGTATGTGTTGCACACTTATTCAGGTTATGAGAACAAAGTAAAACTGAACATCGAATCGCGTGCGCAAAGCATGAATATGGAAGATCATATCTTCCGCGTCGTCATCCCGGAAGAAGAGCAAGTGGAAGTTAAGGATGGAAAAGAGAAAGCGACTACTCAAAAAACCTTCCCTGGTTACGTTTTGGTTGAAATGATCATGTCTGATGAGGCGTGGTTCGTAGTGCGTAATACACCGGGCGTGACCGGCTTCATCGGATCGCATGGAGCTGGAAGCAAGCCGTCCGCCCTATTGAATGAAGAAATCGAAGTCATTCTGAAGCGCATGGGCATGAGTACGCGTACGCATGACGTGGAATTCGAAAAAGGCGAACCGGTCACCATCACCGATGGCGCATTCAACGGTCTGTCAGGTTTCGTGGAAGAAGTCGACAGCGAAAAAGGCAAGCTGAAAGTAATGATCGAAATGTTCGGCCGCGAAACGATTGCCGAGCTCGATTACGACCAAGTCGACAAAGGCTAA
- the rplK gene encoding 50S ribosomal protein L11 gives MAKKVVKLVKLQIPAGKASPAPPVGPALGQAQVNIMGFCKEFNARTADQAGMIIPVVISVYEDRSFTFITKTPPAPVLLKKAAGIESGSGEPNKKKVGTVTRDQVKEIAETKMVDLNAADVEAAMRMVEGTARSMGITVQD, from the coding sequence GTGGCTAAAAAAGTTGTTAAATTAGTTAAGTTACAAATTCCTGCAGGTAAAGCATCTCCTGCTCCACCGGTAGGTCCAGCTTTGGGTCAAGCACAAGTAAACATCATGGGATTCTGTAAAGAATTCAATGCACGTACAGCTGACCAAGCAGGTATGATCATTCCCGTCGTCATTTCTGTATATGAAGATCGTTCATTCACCTTCATTACAAAAACTCCTCCAGCTCCAGTATTGCTGAAAAAAGCTGCAGGTATCGAATCAGGTTCAGGCGAACCAAACAAGAAAAAAGTTGGTACCGTAACTCGTGACCAAGTTAAAGAAATCGCTGAAACAAAAATGGTAGACTTGAATGCAGCAGACGTAGAAGCTGCTATGCGTATGGTCGAAGGTACTGCCCGTTCGATGGGTATTACAGTTCAAGACTAA
- the rplA gene encoding 50S ribosomal protein L1, with the protein MAKKSKKFQDAAKKVDSTKAYSVEEAVALAKEVDFAKFDATVEVAYRLGIDTRKNDQQIRGAVVLPNGTGKTQRVLVFAKGEKAKEAEAAGADYVGDADMVQKIQGGWFDFDVVVATPDMMGEVGRLGRVLGPKGLMPNPKTGTVTMDVTKAIDEIKAGKVTYRADKAGNIHVPIGKVSFDDAKLMENFRTIHDVILKAKPATAKGQYVKNVSVTTTFGPGVKVDASSL; encoded by the coding sequence ATGGCTAAGAAAAGTAAAAAATTCCAAGATGCTGCGAAAAAAGTAGATTCTACTAAAGCATATTCAGTAGAAGAAGCAGTAGCATTAGCGAAAGAAGTCGATTTTGCAAAATTCGACGCAACTGTTGAGGTCGCTTACCGTTTAGGGATCGACACTCGTAAAAATGACCAACAAATCCGTGGAGCAGTCGTGCTTCCAAACGGAACTGGTAAAACACAACGCGTTTTAGTGTTCGCTAAAGGCGAAAAAGCTAAAGAAGCGGAAGCTGCTGGGGCAGACTACGTAGGCGACGCAGACATGGTTCAAAAAATCCAAGGCGGATGGTTTGACTTTGATGTTGTCGTTGCAACTCCTGACATGATGGGTGAAGTTGGACGTTTGGGTCGTGTATTGGGACCTAAAGGCTTGATGCCAAACCCTAAAACAGGTACTGTAACTATGGACGTAACGAAAGCTATTGACGAAATCAAAGCTGGTAAAGTTACATACCGTGCTGACAAAGCTGGTAACATCCACGTTCCTATCGGTAAAGTATCATTCGACGATGCTAAATTGATGGAAAACTTCCGTACAATCCACGATGTAATCTTGAAAGCTAAACCAGCAACCGCTAAAGGCCAATACGTTAAAAATGTTAGTGTAACAACTACATTTGGACCTGGCGTTAAAGTGGACGCAAGCTCTTTATAA
- the rplJ gene encoding 50S ribosomal protein L10, which yields MSEAAIAQKQLLVEELTTKIQESASVVVVDYLGLTVEQVTELRKQLREAGVEMKVIKNSLMVRAAVAAGLEGMESIFKGPTAVAFSSEDVVAPAKIMAEFAKTADKLEIKGGIVEGNVSSKEEIEALAKLPNREGMLSMLLSVLQAPVRNFALAIKAVSEKDGEAA from the coding sequence ATGAGTGAAGCTGCTATTGCACAAAAACAACTGTTGGTTGAAGAACTGACAACAAAAATCCAAGAATCCGCATCTGTAGTCGTTGTTGATTATTTAGGTCTTACTGTTGAACAGGTGACTGAATTAAGAAAACAATTGCGTGAAGCTGGCGTAGAAATGAAAGTTATCAAAAACTCTCTGATGGTACGTGCTGCTGTCGCTGCAGGTTTGGAAGGTATGGAGAGCATTTTCAAAGGACCTACTGCTGTTGCATTCAGTTCTGAAGATGTTGTTGCTCCAGCCAAAATCATGGCTGAATTTGCAAAAACTGCTGATAAACTAGAAATCAAAGGTGGTATCGTTGAAGGCAACGTTTCTTCTAAAGAAGAGATCGAAGCTTTGGCAAAACTACCAAACCGCGAAGGTATGCTTTCTATGTTACTTTCAGTACTACAAGCTCCAGTCCGCAACTTTGCGTTGGCTATTAAAGCTGTATCTGAGAAAGACGGCGAAGCTGCATAA
- the rplL gene encoding 50S ribosomal protein L7/L12 codes for MSLNIEAIIADIKVATVLELNDLVKAIEEEFGVTAAAPVAAAGAVAVAAEEQTEFNVELTSAGDSKIKVIKVVREATGLGLKEAKALVDGAPGVIKEAVSKEDAEALKAQLEEVGASVTIK; via the coding sequence ATGTCATTAAACATCGAAGCAATCATTGCTGACATCAAAGTAGCAACAGTTTTAGAATTAAACGACTTAGTAAAAGCTATCGAAGAAGAATTCGGCGTAACAGCTGCAGCTCCAGTAGCAGCAGCAGGTGCAGTAGCGGTAGCAGCAGAAGAGCAAACTGAATTCAACGTTGAATTAACTTCAGCTGGAGATTCAAAAATCAAAGTTATCAAAGTTGTACGTGAAGCTACAGGCCTAGGCTTGAAAGAAGCTAAAGCTCTAGTTGACGGCGCTCCTGGCGTTATCAAAGAAGCTGTATCTAAAGAAGATGCTGAAGCATTGAAAGCTCAATTAGAAGAAGTTGGCGCTTCTGTAACAATTAAATAA
- a CDS encoding class I SAM-dependent methyltransferase, with amino-acid sequence MSNHYYTKNPETESKETSWTFPLRGREFRFISDSGVFSKKTVDFGSRLLIESLRLKEEVAGDILDVGCGYGPMGLALAHAYPARLVEMVDVNERALSLARRNAEANNIRNVKVYESNTYDQVPEGRQFAAIVSNPPIRAGKQVVHRILSEAHAHLLPGGTLTVVIQKKQGAPSAEQKMLEVFGNAEVIARDKGYWIIQSVKA; translated from the coding sequence ATGTCAAATCATTACTACACAAAGAATCCTGAAACCGAAAGCAAGGAAACTTCTTGGACTTTCCCTTTGAGGGGCCGTGAGTTCCGTTTCATCTCGGACAGCGGTGTCTTCTCCAAAAAAACAGTCGACTTCGGTTCGCGTTTGCTGATCGAAAGCTTGCGTTTGAAAGAGGAAGTGGCCGGAGATATCCTGGATGTCGGCTGCGGATACGGTCCGATGGGGCTTGCACTCGCGCATGCTTATCCTGCCAGGCTGGTGGAGATGGTGGACGTGAACGAGCGGGCTTTGTCTTTGGCGCGCAGAAATGCGGAAGCCAACAACATCCGCAATGTGAAAGTCTACGAATCGAATACCTACGATCAAGTGCCGGAAGGAAGGCAATTCGCTGCAATCGTCAGCAATCCGCCGATCCGCGCCGGGAAACAGGTCGTCCATCGCATCCTGTCGGAAGCGCACGCTCATCTCTTGCCGGGTGGCACGCTGACTGTGGTCATCCAGAAGAAGCAAGGCGCACCGAGTGCTGAGCAGAAAATGCTGGAAGTCTTCGGGAATGCCGAAGTCATCGCGCGCGACAAAGGGTATTGGATCATCCAATCGGTCAAGGCTTAA
- the rpoB gene encoding DNA-directed RNA polymerase subunit beta: protein MLGHNEKFGKQRTRRSYSRISEVLELPNLIEIQTDSYKWFLETGIKEMFKDITPIEDHTGNLALEFVDYEFHEPKYTVPEARAHDANYSAPIYVKLRLINKETGEIKDQEVFFGDFPLMTDMGTFIINGAERVIVSQLVRSPGVYFHNKMDKNGKESFGNTLIPNRGAWLEYETDAKDISYVRIDRTRKIPLTVLVRALGFGSDDQILEIFGDNESLRLTMEKDVHKNASDSRTEEALKDVYERLRPGEPKTADSSRNLLNARFFDPRRYDMAPVGRYKVNKKLNVKTRLYNQTLAETLVDPETGEIIAEKGTELDRGVMERLAPYLDNGLNQVTLYPSDDGVVTDPVVMQVVKVYSKKDPEKVINIIGNSEIADDIKHLTTADIFASMNYFFNLSEGLGTTDDIDHLGNRRIRSVGELLQNQFRIGLSRMERVVRERMSIQDVSTVTPQQLINIRPVVAAIKEFFGSSQLSQFMDQTNPLGELTHKRRLSALGPGGLTRDRAGYEVRDVHYSHYGRMCPIETPEGPNIGLINSLSSYAKINKYGFIETPYRRVDWNTHKVTNIIDYLTADEEDNFTVAQANSVLLEDGSFANNIVMARYIHENLEVPIERVDYMDVSPKQVVAVATACIPFLENDDSNRALMGANMQRQAVPLINPQAPFVGTGMEYKAAHDSGAALLCQHDGVVEYVDAKEIRVRRDNGALDKYEIIKFQRSNSGTCYNQRPIVALGDRVDVGETLADGPSMEKGEMALGQNVLVAFMTWEGYNYEDAVIMNERLVRDDVYTSIHIEEYESEARDTKLGPEEITRELPNVGEDALKNLDERGIIRIGAEVKDGDILVGKVTPKGMTELSAEERLLHAIFGEKAREVRDTSLRVPHGGGGIVHDVKIFTREAGDELSPGVNLLVRVYIVQKRKINEGDKMAGRHGNKGVVSRIMPEEDMPYMPDGTPVDIMLNPLGVPSRMNIGQVLELHLGMAARSLGIYVASPVFDGADEDDVWGTVAEAGMANDAKTILYDGRTGQPFDNRVSVGVMYYLKLSHMVDDKLHARSTGPYSLVTQQPLGGKAQFGGQRFGEMEVWALEAYGAAYTLQEILTYKSDDVVGRVKTYEAIVKGETIPRPGVPESFRVLVKELQALGLDMKVLDEAEEEIELRDMDEEDDVVNMERLNKQSEAMKRD from the coding sequence TTGTTAGGGCATAATGAAAAATTCGGGAAACAACGTACCCGCAGAAGTTATTCGCGTATCAGTGAAGTGTTAGAGCTTCCTAACCTGATTGAGATTCAAACGGATTCTTACAAATGGTTCCTGGAAACCGGGATCAAAGAGATGTTCAAGGACATCACACCGATTGAAGACCACACAGGGAACTTAGCATTGGAATTTGTCGATTATGAATTCCATGAGCCAAAATATACTGTTCCAGAAGCACGTGCACATGATGCCAACTACTCGGCACCGATTTATGTAAAACTGCGTTTGATCAACAAAGAAACAGGCGAAATCAAAGACCAGGAAGTTTTCTTCGGAGATTTCCCGTTAATGACAGACATGGGTACCTTCATCATCAACGGAGCGGAACGTGTTATCGTCTCCCAATTGGTCCGTTCTCCAGGTGTTTATTTCCATAATAAGATGGACAAAAACGGAAAAGAAAGCTTCGGTAACACATTGATTCCTAACCGTGGCGCATGGTTGGAATATGAAACGGATGCGAAAGACATCTCTTACGTCCGTATCGACCGCACCAGAAAAATTCCGTTGACTGTTTTGGTCCGCGCATTGGGCTTCGGCTCTGATGATCAGATTCTTGAGATCTTCGGCGACAACGAAAGCCTACGTTTGACCATGGAAAAAGACGTGCATAAAAACGCATCAGACTCCAGAACAGAAGAAGCGCTGAAAGACGTCTACGAGAGACTTCGTCCAGGCGAACCGAAAACAGCAGACAGCTCGCGTAACTTGCTGAATGCTCGTTTCTTCGACCCAAGAAGATATGACATGGCTCCGGTTGGACGCTACAAAGTAAACAAAAAATTGAATGTAAAAACACGCTTGTACAACCAGACGTTGGCTGAAACATTGGTCGATCCTGAAACAGGCGAAATCATCGCAGAAAAAGGAACCGAGTTGGACCGCGGCGTAATGGAACGCTTGGCGCCTTATTTGGACAACGGTTTGAATCAAGTGACGTTGTATCCTTCTGATGATGGCGTTGTGACCGATCCGGTCGTTATGCAAGTAGTGAAAGTCTACTCCAAGAAAGACCCTGAGAAAGTCATCAACATCATCGGAAATTCCGAAATTGCCGATGATATCAAACATCTGACGACTGCCGACATCTTTGCTTCCATGAACTACTTCTTCAACCTGTCTGAAGGACTGGGAACAACGGATGACATCGACCACTTGGGTAACAGACGTATCCGTTCAGTCGGAGAGTTGTTGCAGAACCAATTCCGTATCGGTTTGTCACGGATGGAGCGTGTCGTGCGTGAAAGAATGTCCATCCAGGATGTTTCTACCGTCACGCCGCAACAATTGATCAACATCCGTCCTGTAGTGGCTGCAATCAAAGAATTCTTTGGCTCATCCCAATTGTCACAGTTCATGGACCAAACGAATCCATTGGGCGAATTGACGCACAAACGTCGTCTTTCTGCCTTGGGACCCGGCGGTTTGACGAGAGACCGTGCCGGATATGAAGTCCGAGACGTTCACTATTCCCACTATGGCCGTATGTGCCCGATCGAAACGCCTGAGGGCCCGAATATCGGACTGATCAACAGCTTGTCCAGTTATGCGAAAATCAACAAATATGGCTTCATCGAAACGCCTTACCGCCGTGTCGACTGGAACACGCATAAGGTTACCAACATCATCGACTACTTGACCGCTGACGAAGAAGATAACTTCACCGTTGCGCAAGCCAACTCAGTCCTGTTGGAAGACGGAAGCTTCGCCAATAATATCGTTATGGCCCGCTATATCCATGAAAACTTGGAAGTCCCGATCGAACGCGTCGATTACATGGACGTTTCTCCAAAACAAGTAGTTGCTGTCGCTACAGCCTGCATCCCGTTCTTGGAAAACGATGACTCCAACCGTGCTTTGATGGGTGCCAACATGCAACGTCAAGCTGTTCCGTTGATCAACCCGCAAGCGCCGTTCGTCGGTACCGGGATGGAATACAAAGCCGCCCATGACTCAGGTGCAGCCCTGTTGTGCCAACATGATGGTGTGGTTGAATACGTGGATGCCAAAGAAATCCGTGTCCGTCGCGACAATGGCGCTTTGGACAAATACGAAATCATCAAGTTCCAACGTTCCAACTCAGGGACTTGCTATAACCAACGTCCGATTGTAGCTTTGGGTGACCGTGTCGATGTCGGCGAGACACTGGCGGATGGCCCGTCTATGGAAAAGGGCGAAATGGCTCTTGGACAGAACGTTTTGGTTGCCTTCATGACTTGGGAAGGTTACAACTACGAGGATGCTGTCATCATGAACGAACGTCTTGTGCGCGATGATGTGTACACTTCTATCCATATCGAAGAATACGAATCAGAAGCACGTGACACGAAGCTTGGACCTGAAGAAATCACCCGCGAATTGCCTAACGTCGGCGAAGATGCTTTGAAAAATCTTGACGAGCGTGGCATCATCCGTATCGGTGCGGAAGTCAAAGACGGGGATATTCTGGTCGGTAAAGTCACTCCTAAAGGGATGACGGAACTGTCTGCGGAAGAGCGTCTGTTGCATGCCATTTTCGGTGAAAAAGCCCGTGAAGTGCGTGATACATCGCTGCGTGTTCCTCATGGCGGCGGCGGTATCGTCCACGATGTGAAGATCTTTACCCGTGAAGCAGGGGATGAACTGTCACCTGGCGTGAATTTGTTGGTGCGTGTCTACATCGTTCAAAAACGTAAGATCAACGAAGGGGATAAAATGGCCGGACGTCATGGTAACAAAGGGGTTGTATCCCGTATCATGCCTGAAGAAGATATGCCATACATGCCAGACGGCACGCCTGTCGACATCATGTTGAACCCTCTGGGGGTACCATCGCGTATGAATATCGGACAAGTATTGGAACTTCACTTAGGTATGGCCGCCCGTTCATTAGGCATCTATGTCGCATCTCCGGTATTCGATGGTGCGGATGAAGATGATGTTTGGGGTACGGTGGCTGAAGCCGGTATGGCGAACGATGCCAAAACGATCCTTTATGATGGCCGTACAGGTCAACCGTTCGATAACCGTGTATCCGTCGGCGTCATGTACTATCTGAAACTTTCCCACATGGTTGATGATAAATTGCATGCTCGTTCAACTGGACCATACTCTCTGGTTACGCAACAGCCGTTGGGTGGTAAAGCTCAGTTCGGTGGACAACGTTTCGGAGAAATGGAAGTTTGGGCACTGGAAGCTTATGGTGCTGCCTATACATTGCAAGAAATCTTGACATACAAATCAGATGATGTTGTCGGTCGTGTGAAAACATACGAAGCGATCGTCAAAGGCGAAACAATTCCTCGTCCAGGTGTACCTGAATCATTCCGCGTATTGGTGAAAGAATTGCAAGCACTCGGATTGGATATGAAAGTGCTTGATGAAGCAGAAGAAGAAATCGAATTGCGCGACATGGATGAAGAAGACGATGTTGTGAATATGGAAAGATTAAATAAACAATCTGAAGCAATGAAGAGAGACTGA